The following are encoded together in the Populus trichocarpa isolate Nisqually-1 chromosome 5, P.trichocarpa_v4.1, whole genome shotgun sequence genome:
- the LOC7477138 gene encoding uncharacterized protein LOC7477138 isoform X1 has product MDYCLGGESPAILQLHKWGPSKFNIDLSEFREGFISPTRELLLLLSYQCEALLLPLVAAGESFNNCVSEPVGDERLQCRSSELCTESSRSDLKDDIPCSSASVGDFDNGFSLENGFLRSNNYGFVHDVNSLAWGVCGDTYNQHKEASFREFLFVSSSDGVTVHAFRKPDIDGGTTKSALEGEFGQGRWVDWGPSSMPAQFLKVQDSSSSCSESTSTVMADERANGNRGSLLDMDKESGPDELSKGVASKRWLRSFFIEVETIKSEGNIWTRFPEKTSFPCSAEVVSFSVFDSTSPLLNLLNQDCSIANREESKCETIFKPENETAATESDDLYDDFCIGSYKCSKVFSSNSNDLIGFVLTLVNSASVSTGNESERSRKKSLLLVGKLDSWGIQWVSLVKLVQSVHVDHVSEWADFCFSDSLLVCLNTSGLIYFYAAMSGEFVAYIDILRASGLNPHSGPWKGEKVAMPADLQIKQLEVQHNSTPQCVDFLGKRMFRKLLIGSHTSLLAVVDKYGVVYVMSTGNYFSNNHDAYDKLLQQFQHLWPGMFVGWKVGGSDIGHQWVYSNDPSTTNEKFSFLDYAGKNTLEKIQNLNHHGCEDLLLSGFSEIAVHTFHDREASSHLVRKVFLPTERFNEDDYICFSPMGITRLMKKHDAKNHRTTQVVHFNLHTSSAVHDDRCLNNRVNKCYSQGKEAPVGEVVGCSFQGFFYLVTEVGLSVVLPSVSAASDFLPVETIGYQQRTIKTDIGQQLKKMLEIGESIEPFLPWKVEVLDRVLLYEGPAEADQLCLTNGWELKISRLRRLQMALEYLKYDEIEQSLEMLVGINLAEEGILRLLCAAIYLMSHRNSNDNEVSAASRLLALASHFTTKMIRKCGSLQHKKDAYVLPGFRRTRLLSLPPVLPHKVQNKMGDSRSLHEMAHLLEIIRNLQYRLSSKFKKTGLRLMDGREELSLVEANLSQDESQLSVLSADAALSETPNQEELLASVSSVGSNNEKLVLMYQDSLDFRTHLDIEDSNGVSVLVPQGGNMGKKVFPFENPKEMIARWKLDNLDLNTVVKDALLSGRLPLAVLQLHLHRSKDSETSKEMPDTFSEVRDIGRAIAYDLFLKGETEPAVATLQRLGEDVATCLKQLFFGTVRRSLRLQVAEDMRRYGYLGAYERETFEKILLIERMYPSSSFWRTFVGQQEALKKATSTLNSPAQIKLQLLPSYTFSNLTIECGEIDGVVLGSWTSISGNSPDPVVDEDTAPAGYWAAAAVWSSAWDQRTIDRIVLDQPFIMGVHVLWESQLEYYLCHNDCEEVSKLLDLIPTSVLSDGSLQITLDNLQRAPEVGSNCEFPEYNSYICSIEELDSVCIDIPGVKIFRFPANAFCSMWLRNFMEQELAKKFIFLNEYWEGTGEIVALLARSGLITSRSDKMTMEDYSAEISSDLNITDDGRFHVVRMEALHKLLVHYCVQYSLPNLLDLYLDHHKLVLDNDSLGSLQEAAGDCQWAKWLLLCMIKGHEYDASFCNARTIMSPNLVPDSNLNALEIDEIIHTVDDIAEGGGEMAALATLMYATDPIQNCLSSGSVKRHGSSSAQCTLENLRPTLQQFPTLWRTLVAASFGHDTTSNFLGPKGNKNALANYLNWRDNIFFSTTRDTSLLQMLPCWFPKAVRRLIQLHIQGPLGWQSVSGLPAGETLLCRDFDFFMHAEEHTEINGVYWEATIQKHVQEELYNSSLEETKLGLEHHLHRGRALAAFNHILDVRAQKLKLEGQSGASSHGQRNVQSDVQALLAPLTQSEEAGLSLVIPLAIAHFVDSVLVSSCAFLLELCGLSASMLHVDVSALRRISSFYKSSENNEKYSQISPKGSAFQAVSHGGNVVESLARSLADEYLHKDRVTNSKLKGTSNSFAGKQSSRALMLVLQHLEKASLPLMMDGKTCGSWLLTGIGDGTELREKQKVASQHWNLVTLFCQMHQLPLSTKYLTVLARDNDWVGFLSEAQIGGYPFDSVVQVATKEFSDPRLKIHILTVLKGMQSRKKSGSPAYTYTGESGSETHCFQEDMLIPAELFRILADCEKQKNPGESLLKKAKEMSWSILAMIASCFPDASPLSCLTVWLEITAARETSSIKVNDIASQIADNVEAAVEATNSLPAGSRVLTVHYNRQNAKRRRLMEPMYVDSLVAIDDVSTTYGGATRPASQGAVAEEERKVDFGEKNVSSDSDEGPVSLSKMVAVLCEQQLFLPLLRAFEMFLPSCSFLPFIRALQAFSQMRLSEASAHLGSFSVRIKDEQTSMQANIGIEGRVRTSWISSTAVKAANAMLLTCPSPYEKRCLLQLLAATDFGDGGSTATYYRRLYWKINLAEPSLRKDDALHLGNQALDDASLLEALEKNGHWEQARNWARQLDASGGPWKSAVHHVTEIQAESMVAEWKEFLWDVPEERVALWGHCQTLFIRYSFPPLQAGLFFLKHAEAVEKDLPARELHELLLLSLQWLSGMITLSNPVYPLHLLREIETRVWLLAVESEAQAKSDRDFTTTTSSGDPVIGNASNIIDKTASLITKMDNHINTMRSRTVEKQDARENNLAQHKNQVLDSITQTAGGSTKTKRRAKGNVLSRRPLMEPIDKSTEPEDCSTNFISRIDLPLLDENLKIEMSFSKWEERVGPAELERAVLSLLEFGQITASKQLQHKLSPAHTPPEFKLVDVALKLGAITTPGSKISISMLDEETCSVVKSYNILTEKHLLDPLQVLESLATIFTEGSGRGLCKRIIAVVKAANVLGLSFLEAFDKQPIELLRLLALKAQESFEEASLMVQTHSMPAASIARILAESFLKGLLAAHRGGYMDSQKEEGPAPLLWRFSDFLKWAELCPSEPEIGHALMRLVITGQEIPHACEVELLILSHHFYKSSACLDGVDVLVALAATRVEAYVSEGDFPCLARLITGVGNFHALNFILGILIENGQLDLLLQKYSAAAETNVETAEAVRGFRMAVLTSLKHFNPEDHDAFAMVYNHFDMKHETAALLESRAWQSSEQWFRRYDKDQNEDLLESMRYFIEAAEVHSSIDAGNKTRGACAHASLVSLQIRMPDCQWLNLSETNARRLLVEQSYFQEALIVAEAYGLNQPSEWALVLWNQMLKPELIEEFVAEFVAVLPLQPSMLVELARFYRAEVAARGDQSQFSVWLTGGGLPAEWAKYLGRSFRCLLKRTRDLRLRVQLATIATGFNDIIDTCMNALDKVPDNAAPLVLRKGHGGAYLPLM; this is encoded by the exons ATGGATTACTGTCTTGGCGGTGAGAGTCCGGCAATTCTGCAGCTCCACAAATGGGGCCCTTCTAAGTTCAACATCGACTTGTCGGAATTTCGCGAGGGCTTTATATCACCGACCAGGGAGCTGTTGTTGTTACTGTCTTATCAATGTGAAGCCTTGCTCCTTCCTTTAGTTGCCG CAGGGGAATCTTTCAATAATTGCGTCTCAGAACCTGTAGGTGATGAAAGGCTTCAATGTCGATCTTCGGAATTGTGTACTGAATCTAGTAGGTCAGATTTGAAGGATGATATTCCATGCTCTTCTGCATCTGTAGGGGATTTTGACAAtggtttttctcttgaaaacggATTTTTGAGATCTAATAATTATGGTTTTGTTCATGATGTGAATTCACTTGCTTGGGGTGTATGTGGGGATACTTATAATCAGCACAAGGAGGCTTCATTTAGAGAGTTTCTATTTGTGTCCAGCAGCGATGGAGTTACAGTGCATGCTTTTCGCAAGCCTGATATTGATGGAGGAACAACTAAATCTGCACTGGAGGGTGAATTTGGGCAAGGGAGGTGGGTTGATTGGGGCCCTTCCTCTATGCCAGCTCAATTTTTGAAGGTTCAGGACTCTTCCAGCTCGTGTTCTGAAAGCACTTCTACTGTCATGGCTGATGAAAGGGCTAATGGAAATAGAGGAAGTCTGCTAGACATGGATAAGGAAAGTGGGCCTGATGAGTTGTCGAAAGGTGTTGCTTCAAAGAGGTGGTTGCGTTCATTTTTCATCGAAGTCGAGACTATCAAATCTGAGGGTAACATCTGGACGAGGTTTCCAGAGAAGACATCTTTTCCTTGCTCCGCAGAGGTTGTTTCCTTTAGTGTTTTTGACAGTACTTCACCACTTCTGAACCTACTTAATCAAGACTGTTCCATCGCAAATAGGGAGGAGAGCAAGTGTGAAACCATTTTCAAACCAGAGAACGAGACAGCTGCAACTGAGTCTGATGATTTGTATGATGATTTTTGTATTGGTTCATACAAATGCTCCAAAGTTTTCTCCAGCAATTCTAATGACCTAATTGGATTTGTCTTGACACTAGTCAATTCTGCTTCTGTGAGTACTGGGAATGAAAGTGAAAGAAGCAGGAAAAAAAGTCTACTTCTTGTTGGAAAGTTAGATAGTTGGGGAATCCAATGGGTTTCCTTAGTGAAGCTTGTGCAAAGTGTACATGTAGACCATGTATCGGAGTGGGCAGACTTTTGCTTTTCTGATAGCCTTCTTGTTTGCCTAAATACTTCCGGGTTAATCTACTTTTATGCTGCAATGTCTGGTGAATTTGTTGCATATATAGATATTTTACGAGCTTCTGGATTAAACCCTCATTCAGGCCCATGGAAGGGAGAAAAAGTGGCTATGCCCGCTGATTTACAGATCAAACAACTTGAAGTTCAACACAATTCAACCCCCCAATGTGTTGATTTCCTTGGAAAAAGAATGTTTAGAAAGCTGCTTATTGGATCCCATACATCCTTGTTAGCTGTAGTTGATAAATACGGAGTAGTATATGTCATGTCTACTGGTAACTATTTCTCAAACAACCATGATGCTTATGATAAATTGCTTCAGCAGTTTCAACATTTATGGCCTGGGATGTTTGTTGGCTGGAAGGTTGGTGGTTCTGACATAGGGCACCAATGGGTATACTCTAATGATCCATCCACTACGAATGAAAAATTCTCCTTTTTGGATTATGCTGGAAAAAACACGCTTGAGAAAATCCAAAACTTGAACCATCATGGGTGTGAAGACTTGTTATTGAGTGGTTTTTCGGAGATAGCTGTTCACACGTTTCATGATCGTGAAGCAAGTTCACACCTGGTGCGGAAAGTCTTTCTTCCCACAGAGAGATTTAATGAAGACGATTACATCTGTTTTTCACCTATGGGAATCACTCGACTCATGAAGAAGCATGATGCCAAAAATCACAGAACCACTCAAGTTGTTCATTTTAATCTGCACACAAGCTCAGCAGTTCATGATGATAGATGCTTGAATAATAGGGTTAACAAGTGTTATAGCCAAGGGAAAGAAGCTCCTGTTGGAGAAGTAGTTGGTTGTAGCTTCcagggatttttttatttggtgacTGAAGTTGGTCTTTCAGTTGTTCTTCCCTCTGTTTCTGCTGCATCTGATTTCCTTCCTGTTGAAACCATTGGATATCAGCAGCGCACTATCAAAACGGACATTGGacagcaattaaaaaaaatgctggAAATAGGAGAGTCAATTGAACCCTTCTTACCTTGGAAAGTTGAAGTTTTGGATAGAGTTCTTCTCTATGAAGGCCCGGCAGAGGCAGATCAGTTATGTTTGACTAATG GGTGGGAGTTGAAAATCTCTAGGTTGCGGCGGCTACAGATGGCATTGGAATACCTGaaatatgatgaaattgagCA ATCTCTGGAAATGCTTGTAGGCATCAACCTAGCAGAAGAAGGCATTTTGAGATTGCTTTGTGCTGCAATTTATCTGATGTCTCATAGAAATAGCAATGATAATGAGGTCTCTGCTGCATCAAG GCTCCTTGCATTAGCCAGCCACTTTACAACCAAAATGATCCGGAAATGTGGGTCGCTCCAGCATAAGAAAGATGCATACGTATTACCGGGTTTTAGGAGGACCCGTTTACTTTCTCTTCCACCAGTTCTACCACATAAAGTACAGAACAAAATGGGGGACTCAAGAAGTCTTCATGAAATGGCTCACCTTTTAGAGATTATTCGGAATCTTCAATATCGACTGAGCTCAAAATTCAAGAAGACTGGCCTGAGATTG ATGGATGGTAGGGAGGAATTAAGCTTGGTGGAGGCAAATTTATCACAGGACGAATCTCAGCTTTCTGTTCTTTCAGCAGATGCTGCATTATCAGAGACACCAAACCAAGAAGAACTTTTGGCTTCTGTGTCTTCTGTCGGTTCTAATAATGAGAAGCTTGTTTTGATGTATCAGGATTCCTTGGATTTCAGAACTCACTTGGATATAGAAGATTCAAATGGAGTATCTGTTCTTGTGCCACAGGGTGGTAATATGGGAAAGAAAGTTTTTCCATTTGAAAATCCTAAAGAGATGATTGCACGATGGAAATTGGATAATTTAGACCTAAATACTGTGGTTAAAGATGCACTACTATCTGGTCGTCTCCCTTTGGCAGTTCTACAATTGCATCTTCATCGTTCTAAAGATTCAGAAACCAGTAAAGAAATGCCAGATACTTTCAGTGAAGTTCGTGACATTGGAAGAGCCATTGCTTATGACCTATTTTTAAAG GGGGAAACTGAACCTGCTGTTGCAACGTTGCAAAGGCTTGGAGAGGATGTTGCAACCTGCCTCAAGCAGCTATTTTTTGGCACGGTCAGGAGATCTCTTCGACTTCAAGTTGCAGAGGATATGAGAAGATATGGTTACCTGGGAGCATATGAACGGGAAACATTTGAGAAGATATTACTCATTGAG AGGATGTACCCTAGCAGTAGTTTCTGGAGAACTTTTGTTGGTCAGCAGGAGGCACTAAAGAAAGCTACATCAACTTTAAATTCACCAGCACAAATTAAGCTGCAGCTATTGCCATCATATACGTTTAGCAATCTTACAATTGAGTGTGGTGAAATTGATGGAGTAGTTTTAGGCTCATGGACAAGCATCAGTGGGAACTCTCCTGATCCTGTGGTTGACGAAGATACTGCTCCTGCTGGATATTGGGCTGCTGCTGCAGTGTGGTCTAGTGCCTGGGACCAGAGAACCATTGATCGT ATAGTTTTGGACCAACCTTTCATTATGGGTGTTCATGTATTGTGGGAATCTCAACTAGAGTACTATCTATGCCACAATGACTGTGAGGAAGTTTCCAAACTTTTAGACCTCATACCCACATCTGTTTTATCGGATGGAAGCCTCCAGATCACTTTGGACAACTTACAGCGTGCTCCAGAGGTTGGATCCAATTGTGAATTTCCTGAGTACAACAGTTACATATGCTCCATTGAAGAATTGGATTCTGTGTGCATTGATATTCCAGGGGTCAAGATTTTCAGGTTTCCTGCCAATGCATTTTGCTCCATGTGGTTAAGGAATTTCATGGAGCAGGAGCTTGcaaagaaatttatatttttgaatgaataCTGGGAAGGCACTGGTGAAATTGTAGCTCTGCTAGCTCGTTCAGGCCTCATAACTAGCAGGTCTGATAAAATGACAATGGAGGATTATTCTGCTGAGATTTCATCTGATCTCAATATCACAGATGATGGAAGGTTTCATGTTGTCCGCATGGAAGCTTTGCATAAATTACTCGTACATTACTGTGTGCAATATAGCTTGCCAAACCTTTTGGACCTTTACCTTGACCATCACAAATTGGTTCTAGATAATGATTCGCTTGGTTCATTGCAAGAAGCTGCA GGTGATTGTCAATGGGCAAAATGGTTGCTTTTATGTATGATTAAGGGGCATGAATATGATGCATCATTCTGCAATGCTCGAACAATAATGTCACCTAATTTAGTTCCTGATAGCAACCTCAATGCTCTGGAGATCGATGAAATAATTCATACTGTTGATGATATAGCGGAAGGTGGGGGTGAAATGGCAGCTTTAGCAACTCTAATGTATGCCACTGACCCAATACAAAATTGCTTGAGTAGTGGTAGTGTGAAAAGGCACGGTAGCTCCTCAGCTCAGTGCACTTTGGAAAACCTCAGGCCCACTTTGCAGCAATTTCCTACTCTGTGGCGCACTCTTGTTGCAGCAAGTTTTGGTCATGACacaacttctaatttcttggGTCCTAAGGGAAATAAAAATG CTTTAGCAAACTATCTAAACTGGCGTGACAACATCTTCTTCTCCACTACACGTGATACTTCACTTCTACAAATGCTGCCGTGCTGGTTTCCTAAGGCTGTGCGGAGGTTGATTCAGCTTCATATTCAG GGTCCTCTTGGTTGGCAGTCAGTGTCAGGTCTGCCTGCTGGAGAAACTTTGTTGTGCAGagactttgattttttcatgcATGCTGAGGAACATACAGAGATAAATGGTGTCTACTGGGAGGCAACTATCCAAAAGCATGTTCAAGAGGAACTCTACAATTCTTCACTTGAG GAAACTAAACTTGGGCTTGAGCACCATTTACATCGTGGGCGTGCACTTGCAGCATTTAACCATATCCTCGATGTTAGAGCTCAAAAGTTGAAATTAGAAGGCCAATCTGGTGCTTCATCACATGGACAACGAAATGTTCAGTCAGATGTTCAGGCGCTTCTTGCACCTTTGACACAAAGTGAAGAGGCTGGTCTTTCATTG GTCATTCCACTTGCTATTGCTCATTTTGTGGATTCTGTGTTGGTTTCATCATGCGCTTTTCTCCTGGAGCTTTGTGGTTTATCTGCCAGCATGCTTCATGTGGATGTTTCTGCCTTGAGGCGGATATCTTCATTTTACAAATCAAGTGagaacaatgagaaatatagcCAAATTTCACCCAAAGGTTCTGCATTTCAAGCGGTATCACATGGAGGTAATGTGGTAGAGTCTCTAGCACGATCACTTGCCGATGAATATCTACACAAGGATCGTGTAACTAACTCTAAGTTAAAGGGGACTTCAAATTCATTCGCTGGTAAACAATCTTCAAGAGCTCTCATGCTAGTCCTGCAGCATTTGGAGAAAGCTAGTCTTCCACTAATGATGGATGGAAAGACTTGTGGATCTTGGCTACTGACTGGTATTGGCGATGGAACTGaattaagagagaaacaaaaagtAGCAAGCCAACACTGGAATTTAGTTACACTCTTCTGTCAGATGCATCAACTTCCCTTAAGCACAAAGTATCTTACTGTTTTAGCGAGAGACAATGATTGG GTTGGATTTCTGTCTGAAGCTCAGATTGGAGGATACCCTTTTGATTCAGTTGTCCAAGTA GCAACCAAGGAGTTCAGTGATCCACGTCTCAAAATTCATATATTAACAGTCTTAAAAGGCATGCAGTCGAGAAAGAAATCTGGTTCTCCAGCATATACATATACTGGGGAAAGTGGGAGTGAAACTCACTGTTTCCAGGAAGACATGCTTATTCCTGCTGAGCTCTTTAGAATTTTAGCAGACTGTGAGAAGCAGAAAAATCCTGGAGAGTCTCTCTTGAAGAAAGCAAAGGAGATGTCTTGGTCAATTTTGGCAATGATTGCATCGTGCTTTCCTGATGCGTCTCCCTTGTCCTGCCTAACAGTTTGGCTGGAAATCACCGCAGCAAG GGAAACTTCATCCATCAAGGTGAATGACATTGCATCCCAGATTGCGGATAATGTTGAAGCCGCTGTGGAAGCTACGAATTCCCTGCCAGCAGGTAGCAGGGTCTTAACAGTTCATTACAATCGGCAGAATGCAAAACGTAGGCGGCTTATGGAGCCAATGTATGTGGATTCATTGGTTGCCATCGATGATGTTTCAACTACTTATGGTGGTGCAACAAGACCTGCTTCCCAAGGCGCAGTTGctgaagaggaaagaaaagtagattttggtgaaaaaaatgtttcaagTGATTCTGATGAAGGACCTGTGTCTCTCTCTAAGATGGTGGCAGTGCTTTGTGAACAACAGTTGTTTCTACCTTTGCTGAGAGCTTTTGAAATGTTCCTTCCTTCATGTTCTTTTCTACCTTTCATCCGTGCACTTCAG GCATTTTCTCAAATGCGCCTGTCTGAAGCTTCAGCCCATCTAGGTTCCTTTTCTGTCAGGATAAAGGACGAACAAACCAGTATGCAGGCAAACATAGGAATTGAAGGGCGGGTCAGAACTTCATGGATAAGCTCGACTGCTGTAAAAGCTGCCAATGCCATGCTTTTAACTTGTCCATCTCCTTATGAAAAAAGATGTTTATTACAACTTCTTGCTGCTACGGACTTCGGTGATGGCGGATCTACCGCAACATACTATCGACGACTTTACTGGAAAATCAATTTAGCCGAGCCTTCACTGCGGAAGGATGATGCTCTACATCTTGGAAATCAGGCTCTAGATGATGCTTCACTTTTAGAAGCACTGGAAAAGAATGGGCATTGGGAGCAAGCACGTAACTGGGCCAGGCAGTTGGATGCCAGTGGTGGACCTTGGAAATCTGCTGTTCACCATGTTACTGAAATTCAG GCTGAATCCATGGTAGCTGAGTGGAAGGAGTTCCTTTGGGATGTCCCAGAAGAGAGAGTTGCTTTATGGGGCCACTGTCAGACACTGTTCATCAGATATTCCTTCCCTCCTTTACAG GCTGGGTTATTTTTCCTTAAACATGCTGAAGCTGTTGAGAAAGATCTTCCAGCGAGAGAGCTTCATGAATTGCTGCTGCTTTCTCTTCAGTGGTTAAGTGGGATGATAACTCTGTCCAATCC AGTTTATCCATTGCACCTTCTGCGAGAAATTGAGACTAGAGTATGGCTCTTGGCAGTAGAATCAGAAGCTCAGGCAAAGAGTGATAGAGACTTTACTACAACCACTTCCAGTGGTGATCCTGTTATTGGAAATGCTTCCAATATCATTGACAAGACAGcaagtttaataacaaagaTGGACAATCATATCAATACAATGAGAAGCAGAACTGTAGAAAAACAAGATGCAAGGGAAAATAACTTGGCACAGCACAAAAACCAAGTATTGGATTCCATCACACAGACAGCTGGGGGTAGTACAAAGACTAAACGGAGGGCCAAAGGCAATGTGCTATCACGACGACCATTAATGGAGCCCATAGATAAAAGTACTGAGCCTGAAGATTGTTCCACTAACTTCATTTCTAGAATTGACTTGCCATTGCTAGATGAAAACTTAAAGATAGAAATGTCTTTCTCGAAGTGGGAGGAAAGGGTTGGACCTGCAGAGCTGGAAAGAGCTGTTCTTTCTTTACTGGAGTTTGGACAAATAACAGCTTCCAAGCAACTTCAACATAAGCTGTCTCCAGCACACACTCCTCCTGAATTTAAACTTGTTGATGTTGCTCTAAAGCTTGGAGCAATAACAACCCCTGGAAGCAAAATATCCATATCAATGCTTGATGAGGAAACATGTTCTGTTGTCAAGTCATATAATATATTAACCGAGAAGCATCTGCTTGATCCACTGCAG GTCTTGGAGAGCTTAGCAACAATTTTTACTGAAGGGAGTGGACGCGGACTGTGTAAGAGAATTATAGCAGTTGTAAAAGCTGCAAATGTCTTGGGTCTTTCTTTCTTGGAGGCATTTGATAAGCAGCCAATCGAATTGCTTCGGTTGCTTGCTCTTAAAGCACAAGAATCATTTGAAGAAGCATCTCTCATGGTGCAAACTCATTCCATGCCAGCTGCTAGTATTGCTCGAATTCTTGCAGAATCCTTTCTCAAG GGTCTACTGGCTGCGCATCGTGGGGGATATATGGATTCTCAGAAGGAGGAAGGACCTGCTCCTCTATTATGGAGATTTTCTGACTTCTTAAAGTGGGCGGAGCTTTGCCCTTCTGAACCTGAAATTGGTCATGCGTTGATGCGTTTGGTGATTACTGGACAGGAAATACCACATGCCTGTGAG GTTGAGCTTCTTATCCTGTCACACCACTTCTACAAATCATCAGCATGCCTTGATGGAGTTGATGTTCTTGTAGCCCTTGCTGCAACCAGGGTGGAAGCTTATGTGTCTGAGGGTGATTTTCCATGTTTGGCTCGCCTGATAACTGGAGTAGGAAATTTCCATGCCCTTAATTTCATTCTTGGCATTCTCATAGAAAACGGTCAGCTGGATCTTCTTCTTCAGAAATATTCAGCTGCTGCGGAGACAAATGTGGAAACTGCTGAGGCAGTCAGAGGATTTCGAATGGCTGTTCTTACATCACTGAAGCATTTCAACCCTGAAGATCATGATGCGTTTGCTATG GTCTATAACCACTTTGACATGAAGCATGAAACTGCTGCTCTTTTAGAGTCACGAGCATGGCAGTCTTCTGAGCAGTGGTTTCGCCGTTATgacaaggaccaaaatgaagaCCTCCTTGAGTCCATGCGATATTTCATTGAAGCAGCTGAAGTTCACTCTTCCATTGATGCTGGCAATAAAACTCGCGGAGCATGTGCTCACGCATCCCTTGTTTCCCTGCAAATTCGAATGCCAGATTGCCAGTGGCTGAACTTGTCTGAAACCAATGCCAGGAGATTGTTGGTTGAGCAATCCTATTTCCAGGAGGCCTTAATTGTTGCTGAAGCTTATGGTCTTAACCAGCCAAGTGAGTGGGCACTGGTACTTTGGAATCAGATGTTAAAACCAGAACTAATTGAAGAGTTTGTTGCTGAATTTGTGGCTGTGCTTCCACTTCAGCCTTCAATGCTTGTTGAATTGGCTAGATTCTACAGAGCTGAGGTAGCAGCCAGAGGTGACCAATCCCAATTCTCAGTTTGGCTGACTGGAGGTGGCTTACCTGCAGAATGGGCTAAATATCTGGGGAGATCGTTCAGATGCTTGTTAAAGAGGACACGGGATTTGAGGTTAAGGGTGCAGTTGGCCACCATTGCAACTGGTTTCAATGACATCATTGATACATGTATGAATGCATTGGATAAGGTTCCTGACAATGCTGCACCACTAGTCCTCAGGAAAGGGCATGGCGGTGCCTACCTCCCCTTGATGTGA